The DNA region ttattatttgaaatgtTATAAAAGATTCTATGcaaattttctgaaaaataataacattaataaaatactaataCATAAGAAAAAGTTTCTATATCCCATTTTATACTTTATCAATGGTATCTTACCACACATCTCTGATTTTTCCTCATAAAGTAACAACAaattaagtgtgcgtttggcatTGATGAAagttgtcaacttattttattattcagcttatttatGCCATTATTCATGGGCTTTGCTGTACTTTTTGACACTATTTATAggtttcactgtactatttcaactaacttttatctttatctacagaactttcagcaaaaagttttcagtttctgcaaaataagcgaatcccaaacagacccttcGATAGAAAAAATATAGGCACATGGTATAGGGTAATTAATGAAACATAAAGTTAAACTGAATGTGAGATATGGAGTTTCATTCTATTTGTAAGTACTGAGCTGAACATTTCCTTCATGTGTAAAGCCTATGGTATACAAATAAACTGCAAactaatttgaataatttatttacttcATGCGTAGGGAATTTCAATTAATACATATGACCTCAAAAATGAAACATATCCAATAATTTATGGTGGAGATGCACCAAACAAGACAACACAGTTTAGTTCGTACGGCTCCaggtaattgaaaaaaaaaaaaatttaatcaagcttttactttttttgatgCATACGTATAGACAAAAGTAGCAATTTTAACCATTTGCCAATGTTGTGTACGTAAATCTACCAAACTAGTTGGTGAAATATTCTTTATTCTTCAGAAGAGCAGTAACAATTGTTAAGAGTTTTACAACTTAATTGACACTCATTAGTATTTTTAACAGAAAAATTCAGAATTCAAATCCCTCCACCCCTAGCTACCAAATTACcgacaaaaaaaaagtatcaattaTGTACACATTCTCACATggaattattataaaaagaaaagttggCAGTTTAAAAAAATGGAACTTATTGGGAAAATGCAAGTATTGCAACGAGAATACGTTGGACAAAAATTTGGTGAAAGGAAAAATTGTACTTTGTGATGGTGAGAATTATGGGGTTGGGCAACTCTCAGCCGGTGCAGTTGGTACTGTGATGCGAGGCCGACGCCCCAGCTCTGACGCCTTTGCGTTTCCCTTGCCTGCAACTTACCTTAGCTCGGAGGATGGTGCCAACATTTACTTGTACATAAACTCCACAAGGTATTAATCTAAAATACCTTAGACAATTAAGGTTCTCAAAACACATACTAATCCTAATGAAGATGCACAATTTTACAGGACCCCAACAGCGACTATTCTTAAGACCAATGACCGTAAAGATCCAACTGCCCCTTACATAGCTGCCTTCTCATCTAGAGGTCCAAACCCAGCTGCACACAACATTCTCAAGGTAACTTCCTAGTAATCACTTTTTTACATTTAGTATTATTTGAGAATTTGCagggaaagaaatttttttacttttgatatcaaatttattatgCATCAATCACAACTGACTATGTCGATAGTTGTGAACAAAGTTGTAAAATATGTTATGCCTCTAGAATTATTGGTATTATCTTTCTTATTGAAACCCATTTTATGTCGTTTTAGCTCGATTTAGCTGCTCCTGGAGTAGACATTCTGGCAGCATGGTCACCAATTTCCCCAATTTCTGGTGTTAGTGTTGATAAGAGAGCAATTTCATATAATATAATCTCGGGGACATCAATGTCTTGCCCTCATGGTTCAGGGGCAGCTGCCTACATCAAGTCTTTCCACCCCACATGGTCACCTGCAGCTATCAAATCTGCTCTCATGACTACTGGTAATAACTATATTCAGTTTCTAATCTTGATAATGTTAAGGCCAAACTAATTAGTTTGTTCTAAACTTTGGTCATTAATGATTTTAGTCCTTTATGTTTAAAGTTTAAGAAGCaatattgtattttatcatCCTTTTAATTTAAACCATAACCACAACCAATTTATTGAATTACTTGCAGCTATCCCCATGAGTCCTGAAGAGAGCTTTGGAGCTGAATTTGCGTATGGCGTGGGCAATATTAATTCACATAAAAGTGCAAATCTTGGTTTAATATATGATATTGATGCACTTGACTACATAGCTTTTTTGTGTGGACAAGAATATAGCACGAAGTTATTACAAGCTGTTAATGGAGACAATAGTAGTTGTCCCAAAGGTACATATGGAAAAGTTTCTGATCTAAACTATCCTTCTTTTGCTCTATCCACACCATCCTCAAATTCTATAAGTCATGTTTTCAATCGGACAGTCACCAATGTTGGAACATCAACTTCTACATACAAAGCTAAAGTGAGTGCTCCACCTGGACTTAGTATCAAAGTGAACCCTAGTGTTCTATCATTTACATCTCTTAGACAAAAGCTATCATTTGCACTTACAATTGAAGGAACAATAGATAGACAGATAGTCTCTGCTTCTTTAATCTGGGATGATGGAACATTTCAAGTGAGGAGCCCCATTGTTGTGTATGAAGCATTTTGACATTCTATATATGGAACATGTATTTCCAATATTAATAAAGCAAAAgttttgctttaaaaaataataataatgataataaagtAAAAGCTTTGAAGTAATATGCTCATACACAAGGATGAAGGTAGTGATGAAATTACACCAAGAAAAATGGTTGTAAACCTTTGCTCAATTGCAATTAATTGCAAGTGTCCCTATAAAATATTGTCTTTTCAATCAAACACTTGTCGCTAATCTATTTATTCTAGGTTGGCTTGATATAGTTTGAGGCCTAagacaaatgttttttttttattttaatttgtattaaataccatttaaatattatttattttactttttatatatatatatatatatatatatatatatatatatatattcattcttCTTGCTTTTTAATATGCAAAAATTATGTTGAGGaccaaaatttcacaagaaagctcattccatgaaaagtaaggaaagaccATGGGTCTTAACAAAAGAAGGCTCAATTCATGAAGCTAAGAAGGACCATGAAGgctcaaaatcccaaaaagaagaaaaaagaaagaaataataataataaaaaagaaaaaagaagaggatctCAGGACAAGGATTCCGGCAAGAGGACTTGCAGCAAGGATCTTGGTCAGGCTAGAGAATATGTAGCAATAAAAATCAACATCAAGACCCTATGTATGTTCagattttcagcaaaaaaatgcCATTAAAAATCCAGCAAAAAAACCAGGTATTATCTTTGTAACCCATGGTCCAAGCCCGTGGGATCCTGAGTGGATAGTAAGGGAGGAATGGTTTGGTCGGTAGATGAGTGATTTCTAGTGAAAGTAGGATCCCGAAGGTTTCCCTTAGTTCATATATTTGCATGGACTGCATGAACCAATGGAAAACTCAGTTCCCCCATGTGCATGACACCTCCCTACAATTTCTTCTCAATTGTCACTTTCAACAAAGCTGTCACAGTACACTAAGCAGCCCACCCATTCCTTTTAACTTTCCCAGAAGGAATCTTTCATTTATAACTAAAGCcaaatgcccattttgagttataattgcctaaaTTAGCTAAACCTTTGCCCAATGCACCTTTTCAAGTCACAAAGGACATAGTTTTACCCAACAAACATGGGACATCCTCGCCCGGGGTACCAGACCAGGTCGGCTATAAAAGGAACACAAGGCATAGCAGAAAAAAGGGGGGATTCAGAGGGAAGAAAAATGAGGATTCAGGaaaagagttcagaggttcaaAACATATATTCTTAGAGCTTTAAAAGCCCAataaggaagagaaagaaataaacaaaataagagaGCCAAGGTGGAGGAATTTGTCCCATATCCTGGAGATcattcaaaatatcacttagcCTCCAAAGAAACATATGCCAAAACATGCACACATCAGATATCATTCTCTCCCACTAAAATCCTCTTCACCTTACTATCTTGGAAGGCAATGCCCAAGTAAAGCCACttggacttgagttccaaatcccacaagtcttgtGCAAAAACACTAAGTCTGTGAGAATTAGGGCCAAGATCCTCGTGACTGAatcattctcatgaaattcatttacatatatgtatatgtattaaaatgtatatcctaatctaagaaactaacaattatttAAAGATATGTGTATTGTATAGTGTGTTCTCATGCAGGAAAagggaaatgacaaaactctaTTGCATAATAAGTACGGAGAAAGATCGTATAGTTCAAAGAATCAGCATTCTGGGTTCTTGCAGGCCTAGTACCCTTGGGAACCACGATTTCACGCCCGGGTTACCACGATATTACGCTCGGGGTACCAATTGAAGAAATTCTTTTAAATGTTCACATAGTAAAAGGTAAGCCTCAAATACTCTATTTCAATCTCCTTCTCACTGTGAATATTATGAatacttattttacttattttgtaagaGTAAATGGTCATTTTATGACACTAAAACACTTATAATGGTATTTTATTGCTTAGGAGGAATCGCATTTTTGCCTTGAGGAGATTTATGTGACTTGCGCACAACTTGGTTCGTAATCAGCTATTATTTAGTTGtggtgaaccaagcccagtccaCCAAACAACAAGTAAAGGGCTTAGAATCCTTGTTTTTACTTGAGCTTGGGGTACTGTTCGAAAAATGACCCTCACAAATTACtaactatatttttaaatttcagttTTACTAACCATACTAATCCACTTAGTCTTATTGTgatataattgattttaattataatttcatcaattttagttttaaaacatATTTATGGAAGGATTCAATGTGAGATTCAATTAGACTTTCTATTCTTCTCTCATTTGTTCTTTAGTTAATTATTTCATATCCAGTTGTGTATTTCAAGTATAGATATCAAGTATTAATCTAACTTACTTCATACCTAGATGTGTTTTTCAAGTATAAaagttttatccaaaaaaaagaagaagagtatagATATTAAGTATTAATCTAACTTATTAAAGACACTACTACAATTCATTCAATAATATAATCACCTAACAATCTCAATTTGCCAAAATAAAGATGATTTTAATATATAACTTAATTAATTGTATACTAACAAaatcaatattaattttatattaaaaaaccaaatattttggtttaaacataaaatttaacaaaaaagacataatatttcagtttttattttatttttttaaaaagttttaatttacattgaGCAAAGTGATACATGGTGGAGGAAAgttgaaatttaatttccaaattttaattttggtgttgagagagagagagagagagagagagagagagattatttgTTATGGGTTCATGTGAGAGATTAGATGACTAATATTGACAACTAGTCGCTAACATGTGCTATGCATGAGAacttacctatttgtgaggactaaaataattttataaaaaatttaagaaactgcaccattgcatgatttgctcttgtatgactttaatttgtgttacaatttaatGAAGAAGTCATTACATGAATGtgcaatgacttacaaaaaatttgtcagacagCAAAAAATTTGtctcaaaattttagatattaaaatttctaaaagaccaaaaaatattaaagaatcagatgattcactacttagaaattattgaaacaatacaaaatatatttgactaaataatagagaaatataaaagaaagatgggtTACTGTTAAGACATATGGATATTGTTAGAGccatatgttatgtaaattggctaattatttgacaaaatgcactttacttgtaattgggtagatctaggatgggtttagtacttcaaggaataaatttcaagttaagtgttaaagccatacaagtctatccaagaaacaagtgaaaaagtattattcattaaaactcgacagatcatatctatcgagatttaatggtGATGCTCGACAGAAGCTgcatctgtcgagaattacgaaatttagatttttaaatctaaatttaCGCATATCCaaatgtatttgtgtagggtttcttttctcacaaccctagacatatataaggattattttaagggccgtctcaAGGGATGCAAGATGATTATTCATGCATAATGTGACCAGAGACaatttgtcctagttcatcatattctttgtagaagctactgcgtctttgcgccaagggttttgtaaccaaggagcttcttgatcttcatcgttggatgaactgaagaactttgcatctaacatctttcttaagttggcGTGTTAATCACGTACTTGGATCcatgcatcgattggttagttacgtactatgagccgtgcattgaaatgagagattgtcactacatcacaagtccaattgggtattggggtaagggttcaactgtaggttggtattaggtactaggattcatttttcttgtaaccacttattttgataatagtagattctcaagagtggtgaccttaaattcacctggtagGGTTTTGCCTTGATGGTTTTCACCATTAGTAAACAAATCATCTGTGTCAAATTTAgtttccgctgcatttaacttagttggtgatttgtttgtgttaccatgattattgcatgtaattgaatctaattaattaacttggctaattaattgattaatttaccaaaggggttgatacattcttggcctatcaagtagTATCAGAGCCAAGGTCATCGGTTTGAGTCACGAGAATGTCATTGTGAGGGAGGGATTGTTGGGGGGACCATAATTTGACTTCctacaaccactctaaaaacaGGCCTGCGTGGTGTAATGTCGAATGccataaaatatttgagtgtgttttcttcatcatcaattAGTTTTGAGGTGGAATGACATAGTTCACGgtccaacaagtggtattagagcgggtacactccgattagggttaatctttgccgtgtgatccattgacccttatttgtcatggatagaggaaagtttcttattatacctcctttatttaatggcactaactatgcatactagaaagtacacaTGAGAGCTTTTTTTGTAGTCTTTACAtaagaaggtgtggcaagctatggaAATTGGTTGGACGAAACCAAAGGAAGCTCCGGCTGATTGGGATAATGCCAAGATCAAagtggcaaacttcaacagtagagcattgaatgttttattcagtgcggtcaccaatgaggagttcaagaaaatatcctctactgaaactgctaaggaagcatggaccatccttcaaacaacctacgaagggactaaggctgtcaaggataTAAAGTTTCAAAGGCTTACTATAAAgtttgaagagattaagatggaggaggatgagtcgtttgatgagttctatgccaagctgaaGGACATAGTTAACTCtgctttaatcttggggaaactattCTCGAACCCAAGGTTGtaagaaaggtgctcagatctctgcctgagagattccatgccaagatcactgtctttaaagaattaaaggacattgacaaaattcctttgacggagctggttggcaacttgcaaacctataAGTTGGGTTTAACTTGGATCGGGAAACCAAGCAaagtaagagcatggcactgaaggccaaaagcaaTGAGATCGATGAGTctttgatgatgaagattccaagatgaaatcctacatcactaggcaattcaagaagtttatgaagaatgccaatctGAAGGGATTCGATAAGGACCAAAAGCAATTTAGTTCTTCACAATTCAAGAGCcaagaaggatgctaaggatggcagtcagtacactgttccctctaGAACAAAGTGCTTCgaatgtcaaggttttggacatatgaaacaagaatgtccaacatatctcaagacaATTGGGAAAAATAAGGCTCTTACTGCTACCTTAAGTGACACCGAGCTTGAGGATAAGTcagatgacaatgatgatgaatGGATCTTGAATGTCTTCACTTCCACAGTGAATCCGACTGAGGGGATTGTCGAAGAggtagatgaagaagaggacttggtggagtctaagtttgagaaaatggatgaacaagatgacatccatacagcctatcCTAAGTTGTACAAGGTTTtcgagaagcatgagaaactttATAGGCTAGCCACTAAGAAGCTGAGTGATGTGGAGCTAGATTGAGAGGAGCTCTCTtcaaaggttgatgaagcaaatcaaaccattggagcTTTACGATTCGAGAACAACTTCCTTGCTGAAAAGACAaagaagcttgaggcaaaattgtttcaagttaaagctcaattggagaggacttctagtgcaaagcttgatgagatgctaaGCTcacagaaatctgcttctgatagaatcggtttggggtatgatttctcttctcctaatatttcCTCTTCTAGTATTATTGTGTTTGTCtcacctgctaataatgttaattCTGAGAACAATGAATGTAAAACTGATATAGCTAGTAAGAATGTAGACAATGAAAAATCTATcctaggagcaccccctaagattgataagaaaaaaacttgaaacCCTAGGACTAAAAAGGTTAATAACAAAAAGTCTCAACCGAAGAAGCCGAATCTCTATCACCACTATGGAGCTTTAAGGCATACTCAtccaaattgctacaagtggttagTCACTTAACAATAGCATGCTCTCGTCCGGAAACCAAAATCAGTTTCCATCTTTTTTTGCTCCttttggagatcttctcaaggccctcatgttcctttcgaacttgaacggtttcaactCTTCCCCCTTACTACCGGATCAAAGGTTCGCTCAAAGAAAATGTTCTTCTAAGGTGTGAAAGGAAAAATGCTCAAAATGATTTATTCacctctctctctatctctctctctctctctctctctctctctctctccttatggttatgcattacttgtatgttttgctttcttatttttcagtcagtctagttttatgctttgctttgtttaacatatttttgtttttttgtttgttttcagttttctttattttgtttgtttgttttcagttttctttattttgtgtaCAACCTTGGATGACCATTAAAACAAAgctttctaaactttgtatctcttataaattagatgagcatcttaatgcacaactaagcaagtgagctttatggctcatgtttgtgatgcgTGCAATTAAGTAAtttcttatacttaacactcatatcactttttttgacggaaaagactaaaaaatcctaagatgaaggcataaataaccatctcaccactaaaacccATCAATCATGTATAAtatctgtatgctttggcatagcaaaaatgtgatgtttttggcttacataattgggtatttcttctctatctatatatgcccatgcatgatatgttcaaaaagtaaatatacaaagaaaaataagcaaaaagaatcaaaataattttaaatatggttgcagtcgtgtttctaggagatgtaggagttataggatgtaccttgaatgtgatagtccccatcaagcagttatgattgtgtgtgagtgaaattaattttctcatatctcaaatcgtcataatatgaGACGTTTATACACTCTTgctatgttttcacacacaacacgtaaattctttgctacttttgattcATGTACatgtacaatgtgatttgaccatcacaaggaatacatatgttaatgtatactcactaaactgtcttaacttatttttgaaatataaatttggttagacttgtttagtgtgtgtgtgtgtttaggatcttgaatgctttgcatatatgttaagagatgttttgagagcttaatatgttgattggatcttttGTATGAGTtgcttgcttgttgcattcatctttatgtgttttttcctctctttgaaaaactcattttcttcaaGCTCGGTAGCTTTCTTGACAGATCTCGACAAATCCTCTTCTATCAATCTTTCTTAACACAATCTTAACAACTTCTCGATACAtcgaggaaatttttttttagctttatgtCTGACCGATAGATcctcgacagcttctcaatcCATTAAAACATTTTTACCATCGATAGATTCTCAACCGCACCTCAACAGATTACATTTGTCGAAATTTAGTGCTCAATAGATCTCAACAGATACTTCGATCCGTTGAGCTGCGATTTCTTAAATACTTGAGGCGCGAAATTGAATCTCACTTTCTTATCTCTCTCTCGGCAGAAACACTTTTCTCTCGCCCCAAACGCTTCTCCCTCACTCAAATCTCTCTACCCTCTACATTTTCGGCCTCTACCAAGATCAAATCACTTGGTAAGTGTCCTAAAACcttcatttttcatgcattttagatctaggttttggagtttttgaaaattgtttgggatttttgagtattttgtgATAATGTTGGGTCGAGTGTTATTGATTTGATAGTGTatgctcatgcatttcatattcCTTACattttaacaatgtttcatgcatttagatgtatgattgattattttttatgtgtgttggtaggtttggattgggttttactaggggtggcaattcgagTTCGCGTGTCgagttcgtgtcgtgtcaagtcatgagtattcaactacataggtcaacactaacccgacatgtttattaaacgggtcaagattcctcaactctaacacgacccatttattaaacgggtcagtcgtgtcgacctgtttatcagcttttatcaaaatgaaaaataataattaatgaaaaaacaaacaaataaatatttttaatataaaattcagaactaacgagtaactgcatcacaaagaatcattcaaaattaaaacatatcacaatatcacaaataattaatcacaatatgtcaaagaaaataaatcacaacaactaataagtttatataccaagagtttgaagggtatattggcaaaatatcatttaattaaacgggtcagacgggtcaaacgggttctatgtgttcaacactaacccaacccatttattaaacgggttagccgtgtcaacccgaatatgacacgaacccgttaagtcTCAACCCAtgacctgctaatttcgtgtcgtgtcgtgtcgggttcacgggtcgtgtcaaattttgccacccctaggtTTTACCCATGATGTATTTATGTTTgcacgtcacatgttcatgcatattttatgcatacgtaccctttcttttccttctatttgtTCTGGTTGTGATGTGTTTcatatttcttctctctctctctcttggataGACTGGGCTATGGCACCCAAACAACGCAAATCTACCTCGGCTCAGAACTCTTTTCGTGGTTCtgggtcttcttcttctgctcTTCCCCCTTTTCACGttcggttccatgatgagaaggccCAAAAGGACCTCTTAGAGAGCTTTCAGCGACGCGGCGTTCATTCAgaacgccaagtcattctgTCGGACTTTTCCGACACTTATCTCCCCGCCATTATTCGAACTCGGGGTTGGGCTTCTCTCTATGAGAGTCCTTTGAGATGTCCTGTTGTGAttatacaggagttttactccaatatacaCGGCGTCGATACCTCTGTGCCTCTGTTTGTTACGTTCATTCGAGGTACATGTATCGTAGTTACCCCAGATCTTATATCCGAGGTACTACATATACCTAGGGTAGTGCATCATAACTACCTTAGTTGTGATCGTCTCTGGGCTGTGTATAGAGACGAACTCATCTCTCACTTTTGCGAGACTCCTTCCATATGgggtggtaagctaaacacCTCATGCTCAGGCTTTGCAAAAGGTCTGAGGTTCCTTAATATGATGATGACATTTACTCTTACTCCactgtctcactataactccatcactGAGCCTCGTGCTAGTTTCCTTTTTGCTCTAATGGAGGATTTCTCTAtagacttcccttctcacttcatcACATTGGTCATCGATGTTTATCAGGATATGACTAcacgtgataagctcatctttccttttgCTATCATGCGTATCCTTCGACACTTTTCCGTTGAGATTCATGATACCCCTCCTCTCTTCCCCATTATGGGTGCCATTGATGTTGGTACTATTCAACGAAGTAAGGCTTAGATTCGACCTAAGAGGCCGCGTGTGGTGACTCCTGATCCTGTAACTCCTGCTGGTCCTTCCACCTCCGCTCCCTCTTCCTCGTCCAGTGATGTGATCTTGGAGGCCATCATGGCGTAGTTTCAGCAtatggatgctcaccttgacaTTTTTTCTActgagttgtatcaggtgaacactCATGTCGGTCGTATAACACGACGACAGGCTCGCCTTGGCAGTTTCATCgcttcttctccatctcccTCTCTAGAGGCTTCGGCAAATGAGGATGGtagtgatgatgatggtgataaGGATGCTAGCTCTTTTGATGATGTCAAGATGACATCCTCTCagtgacttgccctttgtcatttgtgacaaaaatggggagtagttttggatgaGAGTAGTCTtctacttagggggagagttagtataagACATTTTTAttagggggagtgtctataTTTTAAGGGATGTCGTGAGAATTTTatgtacttttattttctttatctatAGTTACATTATCCTCTTGTACACTGACCTTGTGACCATTTATTTATGACATtcattgtatttattttcatttatatatatgatgatgtatgttgtttttcacctatctctctatgtgttgtttcttttctctctttatacacatgtttctttatttatgcaatcctttatttctgtttcacactaagatgccttgatgagttttgtttaaagtattttaGAAAGACAGGTTGTGAAAATttatcatgccatgaactctcttcttgcaaagtttttcaacaGTTTGTATTAgggttagattttattgtattcaaaaagtggttatgagtttagtgatttaagacttctctcataattcatttgtttgttgtggttttgtcacggattgccaaatggaGAGATTATTAGGACATATATGGATAATGTTAgagacatatgttatgtaaattggctaatcttttaacaaaaggtactttacttgtaactaggtagatttaggatgtgtttagtacttcaaggaacaagagttcaagtcaagtgttaaaactatgcaagtctgtccaagaaacaaatgaagaagtgttgttcattaaagctcgacagatatctCAACAG from Castanea sativa cultivar Marrone di Chiusa Pesio chromosome 6, ASM4071231v1 includes:
- the LOC142638517 gene encoding cucumisin-like gives rise to the protein MAGKTTSLLVLLLLNFASTLLIDHSTSQNDRKVYIVYMGNKRDEVSTSSLYTSMLQDVIGSHIGPESLLYSYKRSFHGFAVELTEQEAQKMAGMDGVVSVFPNQKKELHTTRSWDFLGLPKQVDRPTTKSDVIIGVFDTGIWPESESFNDKGFGPPPSKWKGKCQASTNFTCNNKIIGAKYYRSDRFFEKEDIRSPRDSEGHGTHVASIAAGNLVSKASVKGIGLGTARGGLPSARIAVYKVCWYFGCNDADILAAFDDAIADGVDIISISIGGSSDNYFIDTIAIGAFHAMRNGILTSTSAGNRGPDLATLSSFAPWSLSVAASTIDRKFFTEVQLGNNKKFEGISINTYDLKNETYPIIYGGDAPNKTTQFSSYGSRYCNENTLDKNLVKGKIVLCDGENYGVGQLSAGAVGTVMRGRRPSSDAFAFPLPATYLSSEDGANIYLYINSTRTPTATILKTNDRKDPTAPYIAAFSSRGPNPAAHNILKLDLAAPGVDILAAWSPISPISGVSVDKRAISYNIISGTSMSCPHGSGAAAYIKSFHPTWSPAAIKSALMTTAIPMSPEESFGAEFAYGVGNINSHKSANLGLIYDIDALDYIAFLCGQEYSTKLLQAVNGDNSSCPKGTYGKVSDLNYPSFALSTPSSNSISHVFNRTVTNVGTSTSTYKAKVSAPPGLSIKVNPSVLSFTSLRQKLSFALTIEGTIDRQIVSASLIWDDGTFQVRSPIVVYEAF